One region of Wyeomyia smithii strain HCP4-BCI-WySm-NY-G18 chromosome 3, ASM2978416v1, whole genome shotgun sequence genomic DNA includes:
- the LOC129727148 gene encoding cytochrome c oxidase assembly protein COX16 homolog, mitochondrial — MDTLQRRLQYYSRQKFFRFGVPFLCLIVGGSFGLQQFAQLRYTFSKKGTLTPEEAEKYGITMKKPEEVTLETEYEKVKSIDIDNWDNVRGPRPWEEGTMANRPQAKAGH, encoded by the exons ATGGACACTCTTCAAAGGCGATTGCAGTACTATTCGAGGCAGAAGTTTTTTCGTTTCGGTGTACCTTTCCTATGTCTAATAGTTGGTGGATCGTTTGGTTTGCAGCAGTTTGCTCAGCTTAG GTACACATTCTCTAAAAAGGGAACTTTAACGCCAGAGGAAGCAGAGAAATATGGAATAACGATGAAAAAACCGGAAGAGGTAACACTGGAGACTGAGTATGAGAAGGTGAAGTCCATCGACATAGACAACTGGGATAACGTGCGTGGACCACGGCCCTGGGAGGAAGGCACAATGGCCAACAGGCCACAGGCAAAGGCTGGTCACTGA
- the LOC129727147 gene encoding BLOC-2 complex member HPS5 homolog gives MIMDAVKHYGLSQRTNLSEAVNLPLRNTRRIKFTCFDVSRKHLIFGANSGSLYVYDRSTVSFLCIIPSQLGTISQLLISNNGKQIAVANLRGAIGIVLDLENTTTAKEVLLTELGDGISGSNGAYVSSFCWGEDDRELYCGDSKGTVSLLQLAMFMGRNILNVTLSPILFLDSHVVQIDRYQNLLLVSTLFKCVLCNTAREEFKQIGNRPRDGPYGAAFIVAPRNESVGRTAFKNDDNDNQSAAYSSNANYDGSPINTEDVRIFCARPGSRLWEADLEGNVLRTHQFKNQKSEDSSNLQDEIIPFQRLQTVLDRLILVHDAKEIVIIDPLLSRVVLWINDFDQITRVAVTGEDIYVFAGQQSVHKLQLEIEKTSNQPKNTVLSNKGSNGKKSSPFRENGVYILDQLFNNNNNNSSSKESSLQTEVTIKKALVSVVRGKYSRNIKQMFLGYDQIGPERPKTLNVNKVYNSEENYNDIVRILPTDDGEEKEEDTTEEVVPKRNASKKMFSMSLLNDYQLTEDDKTVRNLYLVHRSSTISNLSFTDRYAKIFDAYDSQTIVSLLQKLEIVMEENDEEQPRLKCIRIYFDYLKVELIWELDEESRAYIKQSFIEYNLKLLEAELSQLEKCESCEHYLRTTSCCHYAEIGTTLVQYYWSRKEYNHCYELVQQVPYLWLAITKFHIQDHREDKVIQCLWNVGDCGLMERAANEMFTPDLWRQLFDLMLTCYNSDSLMCMNCDKLCTFSDSRRNPMRFPSNDNNNTPLCSTKSDQTSSNSRSISNSNFYSWNYVLNVAINSERVTGKSLLQLLHGYTEYIPTGAISTSFYLKCLIDAGD, from the exons ATGATAATGGATGCAGTCAAGCATTACGGTTTGAGTCAGCGTACAAACCTATCGGAAGCTGTCAATTTACCGCTGCGTAACACGAGAAGGATCAAG TTCACTTGTTTTGACGTTTCTAGAAAACATTTAATATTTGGAGCCAACTCCGGAAGTTTGTACGTGTACGATCGGAGTACCGTTAGCTTCCTATGCATCATCCCGAGTCAACTGGGAACCATCAGTCAGCTGCTGATCTCGAACAACGGCAAGCAGATAGCGGTGGCCAATCTACGGGGCGCTATAGGTATCGTACTAGATCTGGAGAACACTACTACTGCCAAGGAAGTATTACTGACGGAGCTTGGCGATGGTATCAGCGGCAGCAACGGAGCGTATGTCAGTAGTTTTTGCTGGGGCGAAGATGATAGGGAGCTATACTGTGGGGATTCTAAAGGAACGGTATCTTTGCTACAGTTGGCAATGTTTATG ggaCGAAATATTTTGAACGTAACTTTAAGTCCGATTTTATTTTTGGACAGTCATGTAGTACAAATTGATCGGTACCAGAATTTATTACTAGTGTCGACGCTATTCAAATGTGTATTGTGTAATACAGCTCGGGAGGAATTCAAGCAG ATTGGAAACCGCCCCCGGGACGGTCCCTATGGAGCAGCATTTATCGTGGCACCAAGAAACGAATCAGTAGGGCGAACAGCGTTCAAAAATGATGATAACGATAATCAGTCGGCTGCGTACAGTAGCAACGCTAATTATGACGGTAGTCCGATTAACACCGAAGATGTGCGAATATTCTGTGCACGGCCTGGATCACGCCTATGGGAAGCTGACTTGGAGGGGAACGTTCTAAGGACACATCagttcaaaaatcaaaaatcagaaGATTCTTCCAATCTGCAAGATGAAATAATTCCCTTTCAACGGCTGCAAACTGTTCTGGATCGACTTATATTAGTTCATGACGCGAAAGAGATTGTCATCATTGATCCACTTCTCTCACGGGTGGTTCTCTGGATCAATGATTTTGATCAAATTACTCGAGTCGCCGTAACTGGTGAGGACATTTATGTTTTCGCCGGACAGCAGTCAGTACACAAACTTCAACTagagattgaaaaaactagCAACCAACCAAAGAACACAGTTTTAAGCAACAAAGGAAGCAACGGGAAGAAGAGTTCTCCTTTCCGAGAGAATGGAGTGTACATCCTAGATCAActattcaacaacaacaataacaatagcAGCTCTAAGGAGAGTTCTCTCCAAACCGAAGTAACCATTAAAAAGGCTCTAGTTTCTGTCGTACGTGGCAAATACAGTCGTAACATCAAGCAAATGTTCCTCGGTTATGACCAGATTGGTCCTGAGCGTCCTAAAAccctcaatgtaaacaaagtgTATAACTCCGAGGAGAACTACAACGACATAGTGCGTATTTTACCCACCGACGATGGCGAAGAAAAAGAGGAAGATACCACGGAAGAAGTGGTTCCTAAAAGAAACGCATCGAAAAAAATGTTCTCAATGTCTCTGCTTAACGACTATCAGCTGACTGAGGATGATAAAACAGTTAGAAATCTGTACTTGGTGCACCGCTCATCTACAATAAGTAATCTAAGTTTTACGGACCGTTATGCTAAGATATTCGACGCGTACGACAGCCAAACAATCGTCAGTTTGCTGCAAAAGTTGGAAATCGTTATGGAGGAAAATGACGAGGAACAACCAAGACTCAAATGCATACGGATTTATTTTGATTACTTAAAAGTGGAACTGATTTGGGAATTGGACGAAGAGTCGAGAGCTTACATCAAACAAAGCTTTATTGAGTACAACCTAAAGCTGCTTGAAGCCGAACTTAGCCAGTTAGAGAAATGTGAATCCTGCGAGCATTATCTGAGGACTACCAGCTGTTGTCATTATGCCGAAATCGGAACCACTTTGGTGCAATATTACTGGTCGCGAAAAGAGTACAACCACTGTTATGAACTCGTGCAGCAAGTCCCTTACCTGTGGTTAGCCATCACCAAATTTCACATACAAGATCACCGCGAAGATAAAGTGATTCAGTGCCTCTGGAATGTGGGTGATTGTGGCCTGATGGAACGAGCGGCAAATGAAATGTTCACACCTGATCTTTGGCGCCAACTGTTCGATTTGATGTTAACCTGCTACAACAGTGATAGCTTGATGTGTATGAACTGTGATAAACTTTGCACGTTCTCTGATTCCCGCCGTAATCCCATGCGATTTCCCTCGAACGACAATAATAATACCCCGCTCTGCAGCACGAAGAGCGATCAAACAAGTAGTAATTCACGTAGTATAAGCAACAGCAACTTCTACAGCTGGAATTACGTGTTAAATGTGGCTATTAACAGTGAGCGTGTGACAGGAAAATCACTTCTACAACTTTTGCACGGCTATACCGAATACATTCCAACTGGTGCTATCAGTACGAGTTTCTATCTCAAATGTTTGATAGACGCCGGGGACTAG